In one window of Mercurialis annua linkage group LG4, ddMerAnnu1.2, whole genome shotgun sequence DNA:
- the LOC126676279 gene encoding proline dehydrogenase 2, mitochondrial, producing MATKFLSPKLLKLNLPYFLRQLNSSTASSSPLSAIESLSDPTALQQSPPSTSILDLNDHQKLFATLSVKKLMHASLILQMAALEPVVDLGMWVMDSKLMQIDSFVRDAVLKMIRVSFYEHFCGGENSFEAGECIKKMNESGLRGMLDYAVEFTSDDDACHRNFLGFQKTIQAAKSLSSSSVSFVIVKMTAICRLKLLERVSDLLRWQQRDPSFNLPWKQNTLPIFADSSPLYHTLEKPDPLTPQEELELQIGQQRLLTLCQDCADANVPLVVDAEHTPVQPAIDYLTYSSAIIHNKDDNVVVYNTMQAYLKDAKERLLLATEAADKMGIPMGFKLVRGAYMSSERKIASSLGYESPIHNSVQQTHDCYNDCASYLLDAITDRSHGLVIATHNVESGRLAATKARDLGIRNGYHKFEFAQLHGMAEALSFGLRNAGFQVSKYIPYGTLETVIPYLLRRAEENRGMLSASNLDRELMRKELSRRLKAAIF from the exons ATGGCCACCAAATTCCTTTCACCAAAACTACTCAAACTCAATCTCCCATATTTCCTCCGGCAGCTCAACTCCTCCACCGCCTCCTCCTCCCCTCTCTCCGCCATTGAATCCCTATCCGACCCCACCGCCCTCCAACAATCACCGCCGTCCACGTCAATTCTCGACTTAAATGACCATCAAAAACTTTTCGCCACCCTCTCCGTGAAAAAACTTATGCATGCCTCTCTGATTCTTCAAATGGCGGCGTTAGAACCGGTGGTTGATTTGGGTATGTGGGTTATGGATTCCAAGTTGATGCAGATTGACAGTTTTGTACGTGATGCCGTTTTGAAGATGATCAGAGTGAGTTTTTATGAACATTTTTGTGGCGGTGAAAATTCTTTTGAGGCTGGGGAGTGTATTAAGAAAATGAATGAGTCTGGATTACGAGGTATGCTTGATTATGCTGTTGAATTTACGAGTGATGACGATGCTTGTCATAGGAATTTTCTTGGCTTTCAGAAAACTATTCAAGCTGCTAAATCTTTGTCTTCATCTTCT GTGAGCTTTGTGATAGTAAAGATGACTGCAATTTGCAGGCTCAAGCTACTAGAGAGGGTAAGTGATTTACTAAGGTGGCAACAACGAGACCCGTCTTTCAATCTTCCATGGAAACAGAACACATTGCCGATTTTCGCTGATTCTAGCCCTTTATACCACACTCTCGAAAAACCCGACCCGTTAACCCCACAAGAAGAGCTTGAGCTCCAAATAGGCCAGCAGAGACTATTGACATTATGTCAAGATTGTGCCGATGCCAATGTCCCATTGGTAGTAGATGCAGAGCACACTCCAGTTCAACCCGCAATTGATTACTTGACATATTCATCGGCGATCATCCACAACAAAGATGATAATGTTGTTGTGTATAATACAATGCAAGCTTACTTGAAGGATGCCAAAGAGAGATTGTTACTGGCGACTGAAGCTGCTGATAAGATGGGAATTCCGATGGGGTTCAAGTTAGTGAGAGGTGCTTATATGTCGAGCGAACGGAAAATAGCATCTTCTTTAGGGTATGAATCTCCTATTCATAATTCTGTTCAGCAAACACATGATTGCTACAATGATTGCGCATCTTACTTGCTGGACGCGATCACCGATCGCTCTCATGGACTCGTCATTGCCACCCACAATGTCGAATCAG GGAGATTGGCAGCGACGAAAGCGCGAGATTTGGGAATAAGGAACGGGTATCATAAGTTCGAATTTGCACAGCTTCATGGAATGGCAGAAGCACTTTCATTTGGTTTAAGAAATGCAGGTTTTCAAGTGAGCAAGTACATTCCGTACGGGACTCTGGAGACGGTCATACCGTATCTGCTGCGAAGGGCTGAAGAGAACAGAGGAATGTTATCTGCTTCAAATCTTGACCGAGAACTCATGAG GAAGGAGTTGAGCAGAAGACTTAAAGCTGCAATATTTTGA